One Streptomyces dangxiongensis genomic window, CGGAGTCGGGGGAGCGTCCCGCACGGGCGTCCGGGGAACGGCCGTGCGGGACGCTAGCTTCGCGAGCGGTCCGACGGCTCCGCCCCGTCCCGGGGCGGGACGGGGCCACGGCTGCGAGCGGGGGCAACGGTGACCGGTTCCACGCAGGACGCGCACGGTGCGGCAGCCGACCCCCTCGGGCGCCGGAGTTTCCTGGCGTCGGCGGCCCTGGTGGCCGCCGCCCAGGTCCCGGCCGCAGATTCGGCGCGGGCCGCAGATTCGGCGCGGGCCGCGGACCCGACCCGGCCGGGGGTCCCGACCCGGCCGGCGCGCTGCCGGAGTGCGGGCCGCCCGCCGGGCCCGGCGGGCGGCCCGTGGCGGGACCGCTCGCCGTCCCCGAGGCGGACCGCGGGGTCGGCTGGCCGAGGCAGGCCCTGGAGGCGCCGTGGCACTCGAACCCATGCGTGCGATGGAGGAGCCCGCCGTGCGGCTGATGGAGTTCACGATCCCGGACGCCCCGGGCAACTACGGCCCGCTGTTCCGCCTGATCCGGACGGCCCCGAGCGCCCCCGCTCCCAAGGACGCCGGCCCGGGACGACGCCGGCCCCGACAACGCCCGGGGGCGTGCGGGGCCTGACGGTCGTGCGGGGCCTGACGGTTGCGGACGGCCGGTGGTGGTGCGTGGTGGTGCGGCGGAGTGCTCAGCGCCCCCGCGGGCCACCCTTGGGCAGCTTCATGCCCTTCGGCATCGGGCCCTTCACTCTGTCAGCGACGCTCTGACCTGCGCAGACAGCCTCAGTAAGGCGGTGCCGGCCTCGCAGACCGGACAAGAAGAAGGCCCGGCCAGCAGGCCGGGCCTTCCCTGTCTCATCCACGGCACTGACAGCCCGCCACCTACTCACCCGATCGTGTGTCGGCAGCCGTCCGGGCCCCCAGCCCGCACCGGATTCATTCTGTCAGGGCGTCAGGGCTGCACGCTCTTGGCCATCTCCATGAAGGCGGCCCAGGCGCCGGCCGAGACGTTCAGTATCGGACCATCGTCGTACTTGGTGTCCCCCACGGGGACCAGGCCATGGCTAGCGGCAAGGTTCGTGGCGACCTTGACGCACTGGCCGCCGTTGCTGCTGTAGGAGGACGTGAACCATTGCGGGTGTTCGGTCGTCACAGGATGCCCTTTCGTAACTCACGGATCATGGCCACACTGGCGGTCTGAGACTCCGCCTCGACCTGAAGCTGATGGTAGGCCGTCAAGGCTGTAACGACGGACGTGGCTTCCCTTACGAGATGGCCACGTTGCGCCGACTCGGCGTAGACGAGCTGCGTTCTGTCCCTCAGCGTCAGCATGGTTACTGGCAGGTCGAAAGCCCGGCGCTCACCAAGAGCGTACGGGGCCACCTGGAGAACAGTCGACGGCAGCTCCGCGAACTCAATTAACCTGTCGAGCTGACCCGCCATGACCTCAGGACCGCCCACGGGCCGCCTGATACAGCTCTCGTCCAACACGGCATGCACCAGAGGGACCGGCGTGCGCGCTAATGCCGCTTGCCGCTCCGCGAGGTGCGACAACCGTTCTTCCGCCTGTGACTCCGTGATCGCACCCCGCCTGACCGCTCCAGCCTGGATGGCTGCGGCGTACTCGGGTGTCTGGAGCAAGCCGGGGATGATCCCGACCTCGAAGAGTCGGATTTCGACTGCCCGTAGCTCATGAGGGACGTACTCCCTGAACCCTTCTAGCAACGACGGACGGTGTACCTCCTCGCACTCGCGCTGAAGCTGGTACCCAGTGCCAAGCGCCCTGTCAGCACTTGCCGCAAACTGTGGAGTTGGAGAACGGCGACCAGTTTCGACAGCCGAAATGTGCGAATCGGTGCAGCCGATCCGATCAGCTAGCTCCTGCTGTGTCAGCCCTTCCTTGTCTCGCAGCCTGCGGAGGAGCTGGCCGAACGCTGCCTTGGCCGACGCCTGCGGGTCGAGCTTCCTTCGGTTCAACGGACCAACCTCAACTCTCTAAACGGAACGCGCAAGTTGAAGACAGGGCGACAGTAGTCCACGCTGAAGTTCCTCGGTAGCGGAATCACTACAGAGGGCTACAGCTCTGCGGCCGATGACGCGAAGGATCGCTCGATGCTCCCCAACAGCAGTGACGATGACACGTCGGACCGGCTGGTGATCGAGGCCGAGGAGGTCACCGAGGCCCTGGCCGGGGTCCTCGCGGAGGCTGGTATCCAGCTCCCTCGCCTGGTGGGCATCACGGCAATCGGTCCCACGGCACCGAGGGAAGAGCGTGAGTGGCTGGTGCAGCTCGGGCAGTGCAACGTGCGCGCGGGTTTGGCTCTCTACAACCTCCTTCGAGACGGCATGACCTTGAGGCAGAAGCACCCCGAGGAGTCCATCAATGCCCGATGACACACCTACACCCACGGATCGCCTCAACACGGCACATGACAGCCTCGCCAAACTCAACGCCGCCTTCATCAGGGTGGGTTGGCTGGTGGACGTGAAAGTCAAGGGGACCGTGAGAGGCTTCCACATCTACTTCCCTCATGGGCTGACCGTGGCCCAGGCCGATGAGCTGGCTCAGACGATCGACGCCGGCATTGAGAAGAGGGTGATCAGGAGGCCCTCCTCCAGGGAGGGGAGAGGGCCAGTCCGCACCTGGAAGAGGAGTCACATTGAAGTCCATCACCTTGATTGGTTTGGCCGGCCTGGGACTCGGGGCAGCTCATCTCTGGCGGGCTGAGGAGCGTCACCGCGAAGAGAAGCAGCTCGAATTCGTCAAGCTGCACGCCGACATTTGCCGCGGCATCAGCGGGTCCGAGATCCTGTCGGATACCGTGTGGCCGGGGCTGGATCACGCCGAGACGGCGAAGAGGCTGACGGCGAACCGATGGATGACCCTCTGGGGGGCCATGCTGCGCCTGGGTTACTACAGCGGCGGCAGTCTCCGTGAGGCCCTGGACACCTTCATGGGCCTGGAGTCGAACCGGCGGTACTGGGAGAGCGCTCGCCAGCGGCGGAGGGCTACGGCGCGGGATAAGTACGACCTCCTCCTCAACGACCTGGCCGCGGACGCATACGAAGAGGCCAGTACGCAGTAGGGATCTGATTTCGTCTGTCGGCGTCCTTAATTGGGCGATCCTCAAGGGGGGACGACAAGTGTCCGGCAGATGGCCCATGAACCAAGGCCATTCGAAAATTACCTACGGCTGCGGCTGGCCGATCCGGTCCAATCCCGGACATGGGCACCCCCCTCAACCCCTTGTAGTTTAGTCAGGGAAAACACCCCAACGCGCATAAGGCCACATTCGGGGCGATCGGGCGCGGGGAGACTCACGGTTCAAGTCCGGGCAAGGGGACTGCTCGCCCTGGGGCACAAGGTCCAGGACAGCCCGAGCGCCACCAGGGCGAGCCCGAAACAATCGAGGCCGGGAGAGACCATGCATCAGGTGATCGTGAGTCCCCAGCACAAAAAGTACGTTGCCGTGCGTCCTGGTTCACGCGGCGGGATGCAGCTTCCTCGTGAGAAGTACGTGGAAGTACGTGAAACTGTGAGCGCTGGCAGTCCCTTGCCCGCGTGGTTCATCGACGCCACAAAGAAGGTCTGGGGGCTGCGCCTGGACAGCGGGTCCGCGTCGAACACTGTCCTGGTCCGCCCTGAGACGGCGCTGAACTACAGCCGAGCAACCTGGGAGATCAACAAGGGTTGCAACTTCGCCTGTGACATGTGCGTGGTCTGGCAGCGCCCTTTCGCTGGTCTGCCGATGGGGGAGAAGATCAGACTCCTGGAGATGGTTCGGGATACCGGCGTGCTCTGGTTCCAGTTCACGGGAGGTGAGCCGACCATCGACCCGGACTTCATTGAGTCGTACCGCACCGCGTACGACATGGGGATGATGGTGGAGGTGCTAACGAACGGGTCGCGGCTTGACCACGGCCCTACGCTGGAAACCCTCACCGATCTGCCGCCCCACAAGGTCACAGTCTCCCTGTACGGGGCCTCGGCCGAGACCTTCGAGGCGCTAACGCGGACGCGAGGGGCCTACCGGAGAGTTCTCCGAGGACTCAGGGCGGCTACGGCCGCCGGGCTGCCCCTTGAACTTTCGCTCATCGTCACCGAACACAACGCGCACGAAGTCGATTCCATGAGGGCCCTGGCGGACAGCCTGACGTCCCGTACAAGGTATTCGCCAATATGTCTCCGTCTTACGACGGTGACAGAGGCCCACTCGACTTCCAGGCAACCGAGTACATCAACAGGGAAGAGGTGTTCCGCGGATGTCCCGCCGGACACAGCTTCTACCACTTGGACCCGTTCGGCAGCGCAACTATGTGCAAGGTCGGACGCGAGAACCCCATCAATCTCATGAGGACCGGGGTTGGTGGTCTGCGGCATCTGCCGCTCATCGCAGATGCCCAGATGCTTCGGACTGGGGGATGCAGCGGGTGCAAGCTCTCCGGCTCCTGTCGGGTGTGTCGACCGCTCGCCAAGCTCTACCAGCAGGCCGAAGCGCCGCTCAGTCACTACTGTCAGCACGGCTTCAAGGAGGACTCGTGAACACGACCGAGGAGAGTAGCGAGGTCGTCCTCGTGGACGACGTGGAGGCCCTGGCCGAGGGCACCACGCCCGGCTGTGGGGATGACAACCCGTACCAGTGACCAGCACGTTCCAGGCGCAGGCCCCGCTTCGGCGGGGCCTGCGTCGCGTTGATGAGAAAGTGACCTCATGGCCTCTCGTACCGCCTTTGAAGAGCTGCCCTCTGCCGTCCGTACGGCCATCGAGTTGCACACAGGGCGAATTCACCGTGTCGACCCTGTGTCCTCGGGCCTCAACAGTCAGGTAGCGGCCCGGCTGTACTGCGATGCCGGCGACGTGCATGTGAAGGGCCTTCGCTCTGACCATAAGTGGGCCTGGACACAGCAGCGTGAAGCCGAAGTGAACGCCTACCTCAGGGGAATTTCTCCAGAACTGCTCTGGCGGGTTAGAGAGAGTGGCTGGGATGTTCTCGGATTCTCCCTCATTACTGGCCACCACGCCGATTACACGCCGGAATCGCCTGATCTCCCTCTTGTGGTTGACCTGCTTACGCGACTCGGAGGGGTGGAAGCCCCATCAATCGAGCTACGGGAAGCGGGACAAAGGCTGAGCAGTTACGTAGATGACCCCGCACTGCTCTCCCTATTTGAGGGGAACGCACTCCTCCACACGGACCTGAATAATGAGAACGTTCTGATCCAAGGAGAACACGCCTATATGGTCGATTGGGCCTGGGCCACCCGCGGAGCCGCCTGGCTAGATGCAGGTTATTGGGTAATTTGGCTCATGGCCGCTGGAGGACACCCGGCCGAACAAGCGGAGTGGTGGGCCGCAAAGGTGCCTTCTTGGAGAACCGCGCCCTGCGAAGGAATCAAAGCCTTCGCTGTGGCCAACGCTAATCTTTGGAACGAGATTGGCGGGAATTCACCGGACCCTTGGACGGCTCGAATGGTGCTCGCAGCCAAAGAGTGGGCTGAGTACCGGTCCGCACTGTGTAGCTAAGGGCTGTCCCGTAACTGCTGGTCACAGGTGGGATGATCTTGCCGTGTCTGGTGTGATCACGGCGTCGGAGCCTTCCTGGATAGCCCCGTTCACCGGGCTGAGCCCGCGGCAGTTCGGCAAGCTGGTCACCGCGCTGCGGCGGGAGGGTGCGGATCCGGTCCGCAAGGGCCGGCCGTGGAGCCTGCCGCTGGAGGACCGGGTCCTGCTGGTCGCCGCGTACTGGCGCACGAACCTCACCCTGCGCCAACTGGCGCCGCTGTTCGGGGTGTCGAAGTCGGCCGCGGACCGCATCATCGACCACCTCGGCCCGGCGCTCGCGCTGCAGCAGCGCAAGCGGTTCCGCAAGGACACCATGCTCATCGTGGACGGCACCCTGGTCCCCACCCGCGACCACCAGGTGGCCGAGCAGTCGAAGAACTACCGGTACTCCACCAACCACCAGGTCGTCATCGACGCCGACACCCGGCTCGTCGTCGCTGTCGGCCGACCACTGCCCGGCAACCGTAACGACTGCAAGGCGTGGGAGCTGTCCGGCACCAAGGATGCCGTCGGCCACACCACCGTCATCGCCGATGGCGGCTACCGCGGCACCGGCCTGGTCATCCCGCACCGCCGCCAGCCCGGCCAGGCCGACCTCCCCGAATGGAAAGAGGAACACAACGCCTCACACCGCAAGGTCCGCGCCCGCGTCGAGCACGCCTTCGCCCGCATGAAGACCTGGAAGATCCTCCGCGACTGCCGCCTCAAAGGCGACGGCGTCCATCACGCCATGCTCGGCATCGCCCGCCTGTACAACCTCACCCTCGCCGGGTGACGAGAAAACAAGCAGGTCACCAGGCACGTCAAAGATCATTTACGGGACAGCCCTTAGGCAGCAGCCCCAAGGAGGACGAGAGTTTGCACTACGTGTGCGCTGGCAAGAGGCCCGAGTATGCCGGCGCTGCAACGTGCTCTTGCTCCCAGATTTACGCGGACGGCGTTGAGGGGTGGGTCTGGGAAAACGTCTGCAACCTGCTTGGTGACCGGGACCGACTCTTGGCGCTTGCTGATGAGTGGGTGGGGGCAACCGCGAAGAAGCAGGTGGATTACTCCTCTCGCCTTGCTTCGCTGGATCAGAAGATCGCCGAGAAGAGCGACACCATCGACCTCATGACGGCCACCTTCGCAACGCAAGTGACCCGGCAAGGGCTCACAGGGCAGGCTGCTGAGGCCGCGGTCGAAAGGAAGCTCCAGCCGCACTACGCGGATCTTGAGCAGCTTCAGAAGGAACGAGCTGACATCGAGCTGTGGCAGTCGGAGGCTCAGGAAGCTGATCAGCGGGCGAAGGATCTTCACGCGCTTGCGCAGTCGGCGCACGGGCGCTTGCAGACCTTCACGAAGGAGCAGCAAGCGGAGTGGCTTGCCCTGCTGGACATCAAGGTCAAGGTTCTTGAGAACCCGCCCCCGATGCGTCGGGGTCTCGCTTGCCCTGTCGGCGAGTGGTTCCGGGAGCATGAGCGCGACGTGCCGACTCTGGACGATCAGGTCTGGGGGCGGATTGCTGAGCTAGAGGGCTTCCCGAACGGGGGGCTCGTTCCTCGTCAGGCGGGCGGGGTGGCGCCTCGGACCGTGCTTGAGGCCTTCCTCAAGAAGGCTCGCACGGGGGCGTCGTGGCCCGCCCTGGAGGCTGAGACGGGCTCTAAGGGCCTGATCGGTCAGTGGAAGCGTTGGAGCAAGCAGGGACGTTGGGAACGCGTCATGGAGGTTATGAAGGGCTGTGACGGGGTGCCTGTGGCCCCCCGTCACCGACTCCCGAAGATGCAGATGACCGGGAAGGTGCGGCCCGGGGTCATCCTTGCCGCAACTAGCGCCCGCGAGGCGGGCGACCAGGAAGGCCACGCCCAGGAATCGGGCCCTTGGGCACCGGCATGTTGCTCATCAGGTCGCCCAGGGCGCGCAGCCGGTCGTTGGTGGCCGTGACCTGGGGGCCGGTGAGCACGCGCGGCAGCTTCAGCATGGTCGTGCGGAGCTTCTTCAGCTCGACCTGGCCCTCGCCGGTGCCGACGATCAGGTCGTGCACCGGGATGTCCGCGACGATGCGGTTCATCTTCTTCTTCTCGGCGGCCAGCAGGCTCTTCACCCGGTTCGGGTTGCCCTCGGCGACCAGCACGATGCCGGCCTTGCCGACCGCCCGGTGCACCACGTCCTGACTCCGGTTCATCGCCACCGCCGGAGTGGTCGTCCAGCCCCGGCCGACGTTGTCCAGCACGGCCGCCGCGGCACCCGGCTGGCCCTCCATCTGGCCGAAGGCGGCCCGCTCGGCACGACGGCCGAACACGACGGCCGTCGCCAGCAGGGCGATCAGCAGCCCGAAGACACCCAGGTAGACCGGGTGGCCGATCAGGAAGCCGATCGCGAGGAAGACACCGAGCGTGCCGATGCCGACGGCCGCGAGCACCAGGCCGATCGTCTTGTCGGCCTTGCGGGTCATCTTGTACGTGAGGGCGATCTGCTTCAGTCGCCCGGCATTCGCGGCGTCCGCCGCGGTTTCCTTCCTCGCCATGCCACGAAGTCTACGTGCCCCCGGGAGCGCGGACGACGACAGTGTCCGGCGGGAGGGCGCCGGGACCGCGGCGGGCGTCAGGAGCGGGTGGCGGCCTGCTCCAGGAACCGCTGGGCCTCGACCCGGTCCTTGGCGCGGCGGCGGTCCTCCAGGACGGAGGTCCAGGCGTTGCGGCGGGCGGTGCGCTGACCGCCGCTCATCAGCAGCGATTCGACGGCCTTCAGAGCGTCGGTGAAGGACGGGATCGCGGTGGCGTGTACCGGCGCGGCCTGCATGGTCGGGGTCCCCCCTGGAAGCGGATGGTGTACGGGGCGTGATACCAGAGTCACTGTTCGGTGTTACCAGGGCGTGTCCGGCCGGTCAAACGGGCATGAACCCGAATGCGTCGCCCCGTGAACGCCGACGCGGTCCTGACGTGTGTCCTCATCAGCGAGGACGGTCAGGACCGCGTGGGTCCGGCCATTACCGGCCGGTAAGTGCTTGTGCGTGACTTCACACAGCGGGTCTCGCAGGGCTTTCCGCCCGGCGTCTCAGACGGCCTGGGCCGCGATGTACGCGCCGCGCTTCTCCACGGCCATCCGGTAGAGGCGGCCGGCGCGGTAGGACGACCGCACCAGCGGGCCGGACATCACCCCGGAGAAGCCGATCTGCTCGGCCTCCTCCTTCAGCTCCACGAACTCGTGCGGCTTGACCCAGCGCTCCACCGGGTGGTGGCGGACGGAGGGACGCAGGTACTGGGTGATGGTGATCAGCTCGCAGCCCGCGTCGTGCAACTGCCGCAGCGCCTCGCCGACCTCCTCACGGGTCTCGCCCATGCCGAGGATCAGGTTGGACTTGGTGACCAGGCCGAAGTCGCGGGCCTCGGTGATGACCTTCAGCGAGCGCTCGTAGCGGAAGCCGGGGCGGATGCGCTTGAAGATCCGGGGGACCGTCTCGACGTTGTGCGCGAAGACCTCGGGCCGCGCGGAGAAGACCTCCGCGAGCTGCTCGGGGACCGCGTTGAAGTCCGGGGCGAGCAGCTCGACCTTGGTGCGGCCCTCCGCGCGGCCGGCGGTCTGCTCGTGGATCTGCCGCACGGTCTCGGCGTACAGCCAGGCGCCGCCGTCGTCGAGGTCGTCACGTGCCACGCCGGTGATGGTGGCGTAGTTCAGGTCCATGGTGACCACGGACTCGCCGACGCGGCGCGGCTCGTCCCGGTCCAGCGCCTCGGGCCTGCCGGTGTCGATCTGACAGAAGTCGCAGCGCCGGGTGCACTGGTCGCCGCCGATGAGGAAGGTCGCCTCGCGGTCCTCCCAGCACTCGTAGATGTTCGGGCAGCCGGCTTCCTGGCAGACCGTGTGCAGGCCCTCGCTCTTCACGAGGCCCTGCATCTTCGTGTACTCGGGGCCCATTTTCGCCCGGGTCTTGATCCACTCGGGCTTGCGCTCGATGGGGGTCTGGCTGTTGCGGACCTCCAGGCGCAGCATCTTGCGTCCGTCGGGTGCGACTGCGGACACGACCGGCTCCCTAGCGATTGATTCTTCGGCGTTCCCCAGGGTACGCCCGTTGATTTCATGGCCCGGCGCGGGCGCCGTCCAGCGGGGGGCGGCGGGCCGCTGCTACGCGGGCGTCCGCTCGATCACCCGCGGCCTGAGGTCCGCGTTCTCCAGGATGTCGCTCAGGTGCTTCTCGACCACCGGCAGGACCTCCTCGACCGTGACGTCCCGGCCCAGCTCGGCCGTGAGCGAGGTGACGCCCGCGTCGCGGATGCCGCACGGGATGATCCGGTCGAACCAGACGTTGTCCGGGTTCACGTTGAAGGAGAAGCCGTGCATCGTGACGCCCTTGGCGACCCGGATGCCGATCGCGGCGATCTTGCGATCCTCGCGCCGCTGGCCGGCGTTGGAGGGGGCGTACTCGGGGCCGTCGAGGCGGGGGTCGAACTCCTCGTCGGTCAGCCGCGGGTCGAAGTCGAGGGAGAGGCCGCCGGGGGCGGGGCGCCGCTCGACCGGGTCGCCGAGCACCCATACACCGCTGCGGCCCTCCACCCGGGTGGTCTCCAGGCCGAAGTCGGCGCAGGTGCGGATGAGGGCCTCCTCCAGGCGCCGCACGTGCGCGACGACGTCCACCGGGCGGGGCAGCTTCTGGATCGGGTACCCCACCAACTGGCCCGGTCCGTGCCAGGTGATCTTGCCGCCGCGGTCGACGTCGACGACCGGGGTGCCGTCCAGCGGGCGCTCGTTGTCCGCCGTGCGGCGGCCCGCCGTGTACACCGGGGGGTGTTCCAGGAGGAGCACGGTGTCCGGGACCTCGTCGGCGAACCGGGCCGCGTGCACCCGGCGCTGCTCGTCCCAGGCCTCCTGGTACTCGACGGCATCCGCACCGAACCCCATACGGACGAACCGCAACTCACTCACGGCAAGCGCCTCCCTCAGCGACCGGTGTGTCAGGCGCGTGGAGCGCGCGCCCACGCCACTGTACGTCCGACCGGCGTACGTCAGCCCTGCGGGCGTTCCTCACACGATCGGATGAATGCCCAGCGAAATGTGCGATCTTCCGCTCACTCTCCGCTACATTCGCGCCGTTCGTGAGGCCATATGGGCTGCTCAAAGGCGCTCCGGGCACTTCACAGGCCCGGAAGGCAGGAGACCGCACCACAGATGACGGACCGACCCGCGCAGCGCACCCCCAACCGCCAGCTCGCCGCGCTCATCGCAGAGGCGGGGTTCTCCAACGCGGGTCTGGCTCGTCGCGTCGACCAGCTAGGCCTGGAGCACGGGCTGGACCTCAGATACGACAAGACCTCGGTCACCCGCTGGCTGCGCGGACAGCAGCCGCGCGGGACGACGCCCGCCCTCATCGCCGAGGTGTTCACCCGCCGGCTCGGGCGCCGGCTCACCGCCCAGGACCTCGGCCTGGACGCGTGCGCGCCGGTGTACGCCGGGCTGGAGTTCGCGGCCGGCCCGGAGGAGGCCGTCGACATCGTCAGCGGGCTGTGGCGCAAGGACTCCGGCAGCCACGCCGAGCTGCGCAAGATCGCCTTCACCCCGGCCGGGCTGGTCGTGCCCAGCCGCGACTGGCTGATCGGCAAGCCCGACGACCGGGTGGCCCGGGAGCCGGCACCCCGGGTGCCCGCCCAGGGCCGCCCCGGCGCCGCCCGGCCGCAGCCGCAGGTGCAGCCGGCGGCACCGGTGCCGACAGGGGGTGCCGGTGCCGACGCGGGTGCGCGGGACCGGTGAGCGCGGCCCCGGCCACCGGGTCACCGGCGGCGACATCTCGGCGCTCCGCTCGGTGGGCGAACTGTTCCGCACCCTCGACGACCGGTTCGGCGGCGGCCACGCCCGGCAGGCGCTGGTGCGCTATCTGGAGCACGAGTGCGAGCCGATGCTCCGCGGCAGCTACGACGAGCAGACCGGCCGCCGGCTGTTCGGCGCCGCCGCGGACCTCACCCGGCTCGCGGGCTGGACGTCGTACGACATCGCCGCGCACGGACTGGCCCAGCGGTACTTCGTGCAGTGCAGGCCCTGCGGCTCGCGCAGGCGGCCGGTGACCGGGCGTACGGCTCTTTCGTCCTGGTCACCATGAGCCGCCAGGCCGTCTACCTGAGCCACGGCAGGGAGGCCGTGCAGTTGGCGCGGGTGGCCCAGCAGGGCGTCGGCACGGGCGCCCCGCCGGTCGTCCAGGCGCTGCTGCACGCCGCCGAGGCGCGG contains:
- a CDS encoding radical SAM protein is translated as MHQVIVSPQHKKYVAVRPGSRGGMQLPREKYVEVRETVSAGSPLPAWFIDATKKVWGLRLDSGSASNTVLVRPETALNYSRATWEINKGCNFACDMCVVWQRPFAGLPMGEKIRLLEMVRDTGVLWFQFTGGEPTIDPDFIESYRTAYDMGMMVEVLTNGSRLDHGPTLETLTDLPPHKVTVSLYGASAETFEALTRTRGAYRRVLRGLRAATAAGLPLELSLIVTEHNAHEVDSMRALADSLTSRTRYSPICLRLTTVTEAHSTSRQPSTSTGKRCSADVPPDTASTTWTRSAAQLCARSDARTPSIS
- a CDS encoding helix-turn-helix domain-containing protein, which produces MNRRKLDPQASAKAAFGQLLRRLRDKEGLTQQELADRIGCTDSHISAVETGRRSPTPQFAASADRALGTGYQLQRECEEVHRPSLLEGFREYVPHELRAVEIRLFEVGIIPGLLQTPEYAAAIQAGAVRRGAITESQAEERLSHLAERQAALARTPVPLVHAVLDESCIRRPVGGPEVMAGQLDRLIEFAELPSTVLQVAPYALGERRAFDLPVTMLTLRDRTQLVYAESAQRGHLVREATSVVTALTAYHQLQVEAESQTASVAMIRELRKGIL
- a CDS encoding transposase is translated as MSGVITASEPSWIAPFTGLSPRQFGKLVTALRREGADPVRKGRPWSLPLEDRVLLVAAYWRTNLTLRQLAPLFGVSKSAADRIIDHLGPALALQQRKRFRKDTMLIVDGTLVPTRDHQVAEQSKNYRYSTNHQVVIDADTRLVVAVGRPLPGNRNDCKAWELSGTKDAVGHTTVIADGGYRGTGLVIPHRRQPGQADLPEWKEEHNASHRKVRARVEHAFARMKTWKILRDCRLKGDGVHHAMLGIARLYNLTLAG
- a CDS encoding SCO2195 family GlnR-regulated protein, with the translated sequence MQAAPVHATAIPSFTDALKAVESLLMSGGQRTARRNAWTSVLEDRRRAKDRVEAQRFLEQAATRS
- a CDS encoding DUF397 domain-containing protein codes for the protein MTTEHPQWFTSSYSSNGGQCVKVATNLAASHGLVPVGDTKYDDGPILNVSAGAWAAFMEMAKSVQP
- a CDS encoding aminoglycoside phosphotransferase, whose product is MASRTAFEELPSAVRTAIELHTGRIHRVDPVSSGLNSQVAARLYCDAGDVHVKGLRSDHKWAWTQQREAEVNAYLRGISPELLWRVRESGWDVLGFSLITGHHADYTPESPDLPLVVDLLTRLGGVEAPSIELREAGQRLSSYVDDPALLSLFEGNALLHTDLNNENVLIQGEHAYMVDWAWATRGAAWLDAGYWVIWLMAAGGHPAEQAEWWAAKVPSWRTAPCEGIKAFAVANANLWNEIGGNSPDPWTARMVLAAKEWAEYRSALCS
- a CDS encoding DUF6082 family protein, with the protein product MKSITLIGLAGLGLGAAHLWRAEERHREEKQLEFVKLHADICRGISGSEILSDTVWPGLDHAETAKRLTANRWMTLWGAMLRLGYYSGGSLREALDTFMGLESNRRYWESARQRRRATARDKYDLLLNDLAADAYEEASTQ
- the lipB gene encoding lipoyl(octanoyl) transferase LipB; the encoded protein is MSELRFVRMGFGADAVEYQEAWDEQRRVHAARFADEVPDTVLLLEHPPVYTAGRRTADNERPLDGTPVVDVDRGGKITWHGPGQLVGYPIQKLPRPVDVVAHVRRLEEALIRTCADFGLETTRVEGRSGVWVLGDPVERRPAPGGLSLDFDPRLTDEEFDPRLDGPEYAPSNAGQRREDRKIAAIGIRVAKGVTMHGFSFNVNPDNVWFDRIIPCGIRDAGVTSLTAELGRDVTVEEVLPVVEKHLSDILENADLRPRVIERTPA
- the lipA gene encoding lipoyl synthase, with protein sequence MSAVAPDGRKMLRLEVRNSQTPIERKPEWIKTRAKMGPEYTKMQGLVKSEGLHTVCQEAGCPNIYECWEDREATFLIGGDQCTRRCDFCQIDTGRPEALDRDEPRRVGESVVTMDLNYATITGVARDDLDDGGAWLYAETVRQIHEQTAGRAEGRTKVELLAPDFNAVPEQLAEVFSARPEVFAHNVETVPRIFKRIRPGFRYERSLKVITEARDFGLVTKSNLILGMGETREEVGEALRQLHDAGCELITITQYLRPSVRHHPVERWVKPHEFVELKEEAEQIGFSGVMSGPLVRSSYRAGRLYRMAVEKRGAYIAAQAV
- a CDS encoding DUF4191 domain-containing protein, which gives rise to MARKETAADAANAGRLKQIALTYKMTRKADKTIGLVLAAVGIGTLGVFLAIGFLIGHPVYLGVFGLLIALLATAVVFGRRAERAAFGQMEGQPGAAAAVLDNVGRGWTTTPAVAMNRSQDVVHRAVGKAGIVLVAEGNPNRVKSLLAAEKKKMNRIVADIPVHDLIVGTGEGQVELKKLRTTMLKLPRVLTGPQVTATNDRLRALGDLMSNMPVPKGPIPGRGLPGRPPRGR
- a CDS encoding transposase, which encodes MHYVCAGKRPEYAGAATCSCSQIYADGVEGWVWENVCNLLGDRDRLLALADEWVGATAKKQVDYSSRLASLDQKIAEKSDTIDLMTATFATQVTRQGLTGQAAEAAVERKLQPHYADLEQLQKERADIELWQSEAQEADQRAKDLHALAQSAHGRLQTFTKEQQAEWLALLDIKVKVLENPPPMRRGLACPVGEWFREHERDVPTLDDQVWGRIAELEGFPNGGLVPRQAGGVAPRTVLEAFLKKARTGASWPALEAETGSKGLIGQWKRWSKQGRWERVMEVMKGCDGVPVAPRHRLPKMQMTGKVRPGVILAATSAREAGDQEGHAQESGPWAPACCSSGRPGRAAGRWWP